A single region of the Ictalurus punctatus breed USDA103 chromosome 17, Coco_2.0, whole genome shotgun sequence genome encodes:
- the acadm gene encoding medium-chain specific acyl-CoA dehydrogenase, mitochondrial, with protein sequence MLFSKVLKAGVQTGLRFSSGAARAATVVKSSNAGFSFDLTEQQKEFQELARKFAREEIVPVAADYDKSGEYPFPLIRRAWELGLMNSHIPEDCGGLGLSSFDSCLITEELAYGCTGVQTAIEANSLGQMPVIIAGTDEQKKKYLGRMTEEPLMCAYCVTEPGAGSDVAGIKTRAEKKGDEYIVNGQKMWITNGGKANWYFLLTRTNPDPKCPASKAFTGFIVDVDTPGIQIGRKEMNMGQRCSDTRGITFEDVRIPKENVLIGEGAGFKIAMGAFDKTRPPVAAGAVGLAQRALDEATKYSLERKTFGRFLAEHQAVSFMLAEMAMKVELARLAYQRAAWEVDEGRKNTYYASIAKAYAGDIANQVACDAVQIFGGNGFNSEYPVEKLMRDAKIYQIYEGTAQIQRLIISREHLGRYKQ encoded by the exons ATGTTGTTCAGTAAG gtgttaaAGGCTGGTGTGCAGACGGGGTTGAGGTTCAGCAGTGGTGCAGCTCGGGCAGCGACTGTAGTGAAGAGTTCTAATGCTGGGTTCTCCTTCG ATCTGACAGAGCAGCAGAAGGAATTCCAGGAACTGGCCCGGAAGTTTGCGCGAGAGGAGATCGTCCCTGTGGCTGCAGACTATGACAAGAGCGGTgaa TATCCGTTTCCTCTGATCAGGAGGGCTTGGGAGCTCGGCCTGATGAACTCTCACATCCCAGAGGACTGCG GAGGGCTGGGGTTGTCCAGCTTTGACTCGTGTCTGATCACGGAGGAGCTGGCGTACGGCTGCACGGGGGTTCAGACCGCCATCGAGGCCAACTCTCTCGGC CAAATGCCCGTCATTATCGCCGGTACCGATGAAcagaagaagaaatatttggGCAGGATGACTGAGGAGCCGCTGATGTGT gCGTACTGTGTAACTGAACCCGGCGCAGGCTCTGATGTGGCAGGAATAAAGACTCGTGCTGAGAAGAAAGGAGACGAGTACATCGTCAACGGACAGAAGATGTGGATCACCAACGGAGGAAAAGCAAACTG gtaTTTCCTGTTGACTCGtactaaccctgaccctaaatgCCCGGCCAGTAAAGCTTTCACAGGCTTCATCGTGGACGTCGACACTCCTGGAATTCAGATCGGCAGGAAG GAGATGAATATGGGGCAGAGGTGCTCCGACACTCGCGGCATCACCTTCGAGGATGTCAGGATCCCTAAAGAGAATGTGCTGATCGGAGAGGGGGCGGGGTTTAAAATCGCCATGGGAGCCTTCGACAAGACACGCCCTCCT GTTGCTGCAGGAGCGGTGGGTCTCGCACAGAGAGCGCTGGATGAAGCAACTAAATATTCACTAGAGAGAAAAACTTTTGGTCGGTTTCTCGCCGAG CACCAGGCCGTATCGTTCATGCTGGCCGAGATGGCGATGAAGGTGGAGCTCGCCCGACTGGCCTATCAGAGAGCAGCATGGGAAGTGGACGAGGGCAGGAAGAACACCTACTACGCCTCCATTGCTAAGGCCTACGCTGGAGACATCGCTAATCAGGTGGCGTGTGACGCCGTGCAGATATTCGGAGGAAACGGATTCAACAGCGAGTATCCTGTCGAGAAACTGATGAGAGATGCCAAGATCTATCAG ATTTATGAAGGCACCGCCCAGATCCAGAGGCTCATCATATCCAGAGAACATCTCGGCAgatacaaacagtga